In the genome of Megalops cyprinoides isolate fMegCyp1 chromosome 18, fMegCyp1.pri, whole genome shotgun sequence, the window CAGAAACCACATCCATTTCTGTGAAGATACACAACCCGAACAACCGTATAAATTCACTGGAATACAGGTTGACAAGTTATAGAATCGCTGGCTGtatttactgtttgtgtgtttgatgtcCGGCCCCCCAAGCTGGAAGGATTCTAGAAGCTCTGCCGTGCGATAAAGGTAGTTAGGCATGCATGTGACTTCCCTGTGGCAGATGCATGGCATACTTACCGCTACTGAAATGCAAAGGCTGAGTCCTGCGCTACAGTGTGAGTGCAGGAAACAGaattacacacaaaacactcttTAACAGACTCGCATGCCCAAAGTGGAGGCAGCATTTACAGCATTAGTGTCACAAAACCGCTCTCTCACGACACTGTTATCCCTCACAAGTAGATACACAATCATGCTGCATAGGAACCTGTGCTACCACTCAAAACCCCAAAGCAGAGGGAGACTGAGACTGCTGAACAAGGAAGGTGAAAGTGATTGTTTGATATACAGTGGCTTCGAGTACAATCACCAAGAAagacatttatgcatttatgtatttatattattgttttagTTGTATTTACACCCGTTTTGTCCAAATACAACTACTCCCACTGGCttgtaacatacagtaccagttgGCTAATGCTTATACAGCTTGTAGTTTCATGCTTTAATTATTAACAGCTTGTAATACCAATTTACCTAGAGAGCCTCATAAAATGATATATACATGACTGCTTGTGAAGGCAGATTACTGTCCATAACCAACCATAAGGTCCCCCTCCCTATCCAGTTCTCCCCGTCTCCCAAGGTGCAGAAAGAGCACTCTATCCATTCAGCAACATCAGTAGCCAAAGTTACATACCATGCAGGTTGGACAGTGCATATTCCAGGCCCTTCATGGCTTTCACCTGGTTACTCTTGAATCGGGCAAGCCCAAACTCCTAGGGAGGGCAGAGAGCAAGGTTCTTAAAAGTGGTTCAATGTGAAGATTGGATATTGGCACACATCCATCAGCAGTCTCTGGAACAAACAGGCAACCCCACAGCACAAGACTGGGGAACATACTGCCCTCTCTACTTTTCCCATTTTAAAGATTTGTGTTACTGTCTTTTGACATTCCCTCCTTCTTGACTTCTGCTCTACCTTTAGCATTACTTATAGTCCTATGTACCATATGAACCAAAAAATAGTTAATATAAGCTCACTGGGTAAGGCCTCTCTAGGTTAATTAAAAAGCTGCACACAGATTATGGAAGGATAGATAATTTTCAGATAACCATGAAAAATTAAGGCTGTACTTTTAGGAAGTCCCCTCAAAATGAAACCAGAAGCTTCATACTAAATAGTGTTGTTATAacagtacatatttttaaatcattcacttgtaaataatgcattttaccaATATACTAGTTATTCTGCATTGCATGACTATAAACAAGCTCCATTCCCAATTTGCTGAGGCCGTAGAACCGATTATGGACAGTTGCATGAGTCCCTACCTGAATTGGTCTGGAGAATCCAAACACCCCTGAGGAGATCCATGCCTCTCGCCTCAGCCAGGTCCAGCTAGGCTGGTCCCGGTTCTCTTGGAATACACAGCGCTCCTCCACCGTCTGCAGAATCAAAGTCATTCTTCTGTACCAATAAGCATCTCTCTTTCCTGCTCCCTCTGTCAGACAACACAGCAATTTATATCTATCAACAGACACGGTTAGCCTTCTCAGTCTGGCCCTGGCCTAAGTCTACTGGCCCATTTGGTGAAGATGAGGATTTAGTGAATATGTGAAAGGTGGAAAATATAATAGCAGCAAGTCATCTAGAACATGACAATGTGGGCCCTGAAATGACAATGCACCTTCTCAAAGCACACTATTGATTGACTGGACTCAAGAGTTTACGCGCTCACACCTCCTGTGAAAGCATGCAGTTACACACAAAAGCCTTTTAATCCTTCTTAGCTCTGGCCAATCTACGCAGTCTTTCTGACATCCGTTACGTAACATTTgtcttcagttttgttttgctccCTCAATCATAAAGCAGAACTTTGAGGCTAGGAGACTTTTCTGGCAGACCGCAGCCGATGTAGGCCAGCTTGCAGAGTGTGGCGATCTGCAGAATCACCAAGATTTCATCTGCCACGTTGGAACAGTGCAGCACAGTTTAATTCTTAGAAAACTACCTCATGACAGGAATCAAGGCCACTGATTGACTGCACATGACCTTAATGCCTAGCCAAAAGGGGACAGCTGGGTGGAGGGAGGAATGAATTTAAGTGCTATACAGAGGTCAAGTTTCTGGGAAAGGCACAGGTCTAACACAGGACATGTAAGGCAATTTAAGATTCCTGCTCACTTCCCTGTATTAACCACAACCATGTCACCATTTGTGGTTTATAACTATCAATTAttcaaacacaattacacagaAATCTGACCAGTCGACAAATGTTTCATCCAGATGTCCATAAGAAAACTTTTGTTTCCTTCTATACCCCATTTCTGTACTTTTCTTTGACTGTGGCTGCTCAATGTATTTGTACCAGTTGCGtcatgtgttttgattttgaaggAATCTGTGTCTTTTTATGTAGGTACATCACAGTGTGTGCAACTTTCCACATGACTGTGGGAATGTGAGTGTAATGTCTGAGTATGCATGGGTGTGAGAACCTGGAACCTCACCATCAGCGTGGTGTGGTTGAGGTTCCAGGTGAAGGTCATCATGCTCCTGTTGGTGGGGTCGACGATGGAGTCCTCCACGATGTAAACGGAGCGCGAGAGGTTTGCGGGGAAGATCCTCTCGGCCCAGCGGGGCAGACGGTTAGTCTTGGTCAGAAGGCGCCTGGAGAAGAGCCGGTGGTCCGCCGTCACCTCGCGGAAAACCACGTCCTCTGTGAGAACGTGGGtgctgagagacacacagacacagccaagTGACCATTACTTAGCTATACTGACACCACCTAAGGTGGGGATGAGCAAAAACATAGCACTCACATTGTCCTTCTACACCTATGAAGCATTACACACTGACCAACATCACAGTATGATTTCATTCTCTCATTACTAACCTCACTAAAATCACTTACAGCCTACGGgatgaaaaagtgaaaagaaatcTGGCTGTTTCCAAGTGGAAATCCTTACTAGCCATTTGCAAACAAAGCTTAGAATAAAGCTTTAATAAGCATCACCAGTTCACTTCAATGCTCTTTGCTGTGGGATTCTAAGTTGTAATTTGCatgttaatattaaaaaaaaactgtcacaacGTACCAATCCAACTTTTCCACAACTGCTACTTTTGAACTCAGCTTCCACAAAATGAAGGAATGCAATGACAACAGTCATATTAAATATCTCCAAGTCATTAAGACATGCAATTCATGCCAGCAACTGGC includes:
- the prelid1b gene encoding PRELI domain containing 1b — protein: MVKYFVNEADIKSTWDHVFSAFWQRYPNPFSTHVLTEDVVFREVTADHRLFSRRLLTKTNRLPRWAERIFPANLSRSVYIVEDSIVDPTNRSMMTFTWNLNHTTLMTVEERCVFQENRDQPSWTWLRREAWISSGVFGFSRPIQEFGLARFKSNQVKAMKGLEYALSNLHGDALQWLRKDTAKDASEKAKETAMAATEKAKNLASAATPQKSQQYV